In Mugil cephalus isolate CIBA_MC_2020 chromosome 11, CIBA_Mcephalus_1.1, whole genome shotgun sequence, the genomic window ataatagaATTTCATGAACAACAACGCGATGTCCCTGCTGCCCAGACGGCGACATGTTAATAACCACGTTGCTTTAAATTGAGAAGTTGAGAAGGGACAGTATTCAACCACTAGGTGTCAGTAatgtcaagaaaacaaaaacggaTCACACTGAGGtcactatttttttcttaaaataaataattaaatacaaagTCAAATTCCTGTTTAATTATAGAAGTTTAGACGTAAACACACTTTGTGATATTAGTGAAATGCCACGGACATGCATTACAGAAATGTTTTGAAACTTAATGAACATTCATTTTAACTACCCATGACAATATACCCTCATCAGCTGAATATAGTGTTTATATTTGGATGTGATGGAGTGACAATAAATTGTCCAGCTTGACTAGTTGCATACCAAATTAGTACATGGGGGAAGAGTGCGATGTGTAATAGAAAATATATAAGTTTAGCTGCATGATAAGGTTATTGTTTTTCTATAAAGTACTGCCTCCTGTTTTTTTCATGGATATTACTTAAAGCTAACCTGAGATATAACTTTTGTGCTCAACgcaatatatatattgtatctGCCATATAACCCATGTATGAGCTACAATACTTAATACATGGCTGTGGCTCTGTGGCACTTCACTCTTGTGAATGTGGATTTACTTTCTCTCATTCTGAAGAGTGAGAACACATGATCAGAAGACAGAACAGAGTGTTTATGGCTTGAACATTTTCATACACAGTGAGTTAAGCACAGGTATTGACCAGTACGCTGCAACACAGTGATCGTTGCATAGTTTGCTAAGAACCTCCTGTTATGTTCCCCTGAGTGCAGTTCACCAGGTACAAGAAGGAGATATCTCCCAGCTCGAGCACAGTTCGTTCTCTTGGGCATCACATCAACACCTGTTTACAGTTTGCTGGAAACTCTCATAGCCGCCATTGTTGTTGGGAGACGGGGGACTCATATCAGCTGCTAATTCATGTGatgaaaagtcaaaaataaaataaaataaaataaaaaggccaaGGTTACCTGAATCTGAAATCACGGGTCAAGCACCACACTGTCAGCATCCACTTAAAAGCTGGAAGCCTCAAGGGAATTACATTTACGTAAAATATGCTTTAAAAGTAGTTGAATTCAGATCACCACACCTGCTCTGCTCGTGGTCTCTTTTACACCAGAACAGAAACAATATTACTTAACAAGTTTATGTATCCCTTTGTGTAGTACAATGTGAAGCTTTCTCTTTCACATTTATTGTATCTATCTATAAGTCttgaagagaaacatttccaTAGTTTGTTCTCATCCCCTTCTCTGTGTTGGAGTTAGGTTTATGGTTGTGACTTTCTGTGACTTTAATGTTTTCCTTGTTCCGTCTGAGATTAATTTCCCCTAAAAACCTTTCATATCTGacaataaagaacaaaataCTGAACTACATCATTCCACAATATCAGCCTGGGGGTCAAAACAGGAGGATATTTCGATGCCATTGGCCTCATACACTTTGAAAGTCTGTACAATCATAAATCTACTTTTGAAGATATTATGTAATGCACATAAGTTATAATTATGTTGCATAATGTTGAAAACATCCATGTTTAATCCCAAGTTTTGTGCTAATACAGTACTACACATACTTGTTAGTAGAGGGGAAAAAGAAGTGTGATTTATTCAATAAAAGGGGAAATTtaaacagcaacaaataaaaaaactttttaactgCGAGCTAGATGAAGAGTATGACGCTCCAACATTAACCTGTGTACCCATGAACTGGCCTAAATCGAAAAAGCTAAGGAAAAAGAAGGTTGTGCTGAGCCTCTGTAGTAATTCTTCATGAATGAATGTTCCTTCTTGGTGGAGAAAACACAATATGAGGACAAAACGGGTTCTCTGAGCCTTTTAAAGCTCTCGTGGAGTATCTAAATATAGTCAGACATGACGCAACCCtgagttttcatttaattggcAGATTGCTTGTATGTTTTCCACTGGGTTGCCCAGTTTCCAAGGCAACTTGTGAAGCGTGATGACAATACTAGCAGGCGGAAACGTCAGCTGTAAGCATGTGAAATGgtatctgacttttttttgcgCTATACCCTGGATTTTCTTAGTCATGTTGGGCCAGCGTGCGTCTGactctttttttcacatttctctcATTGCGTAACAGGCAAACATAGAAGAGGAGTTATCGGGTTATAAGCATCTCTAGGCACTATGTCAAAAAATGTTTGGCAGATGCTGATGATACatcattcttttgttttcttttggtttgtttgttgtttgttttttctttgtcgaTAGGTGGCGCTGTAATTCCTTTAGTTAAGGACTATAAATGATAAAggatttacatttacagcacTGCATGCCCATGATTATACTAGAAAGTCTCATTGTTTGAATGTTATTGTAAATATGTAACATGCAGGGCTAttgtaaatatgcaaataacCTATTATAATGTAtagcttttaatttttttttttaaaaaaaaagcagggcaaatgaacttgtagagtttcttacGCCAcccatccaagtagcttcttcatttcagagCCGAAACATGTCCTGCAGCCTTCAagtatgacctggatgactgagaaccttcgaTTTTCACGCATAGTATCTCATGCAGAAAATGATCCAATTTAGATGAGATAAACAACGCCATTGTTACAGTTTACACTGACTGAGTGTGGTTTACCGGTCAGTTTCGTTTCGGGGTAACAGTGTCCCTCATCAGTGCAGTGAAGATTTGTTCCATACGCAGCCAAGTTTATCATTTCTCCTAAATGAAACGTAATAAAATCGTACTCGTCAGTGACGCAGCTTCGATAACTCTTGGGGGGAATTGTGAAAACCAAGTAATGATTTTCGTTCGCTCGGATACAGTCACAATAAAGAATCTGAAACCATCCCTGTGACGTTAAGAAAACGTCTTTGACGGCATCGAGGCTGAGCGACTTGAAAAGCCTTTTGATCAATGACTGCTCCAGTGACGTCAAAAAGTTTGGCCAAAGTTGTGGGCCCTGATTACTGACTGTCGGTATGCTGCTTCAAACTATGTGTTTTTGCGCAGTTTCCAGTAAATGATGGCGGTTCCGCCGGCGTGCctgtttgtgctgcagctgaCCCTGAGGCTGACAGCAGAAAGACGTCTCTGAAGACTTGGGGGGAACACCCTTGGTTTAAATTGTCCACACATTGTCTGCCAAAAATAACCGAATGATATAACACAGTTGCCCATTCTTATTCTATATATGCCCATTTTCTCATCGCTGCTCTTTTTggatttcttccttcctttctttctccactggAGCAGAAAGAAGATGAAATGTAGATCATAAATTTAATGTGGAAAATAGAGGATTGGTAATGCAAACCACAAGCCACACCaacaagcaaagtggaaaaatctgtagtttttattgtcttgttttgtagAACATTAACATGTAACCACTAGATTATTATCACTCATATAGTACTGATCTCTTTGAATCTACCACAACACTTTCAGTCATGTTCACTTTTTTCTACATATCACTCTATCTATACGTCATCAGCAACACAGTCATCACTATGGCTTTCATAGCTGCTACAGAATTGTGGGAAACGTCTAACTGCTTCCACGGAAAAGTGTGCTTCTCACTTGGATGGAGACTGATAAAGATTGGTGCCGAAGGTGACACAACATTTCTCCTTCCCATTCATAAAAGCTCGACCGTGCGCCCCAACATGTGCGCCAGCTGATGTCAGAGAGGGGAGGCCCAGACAGGGTGGGGGAGCACAAGCTAATTGAAAACAGACTCTGAGGGAAGTGATGTATGGCTTCGTCACCATTGGTTTCATCCTGACTTCCCTCTCTTCCTGACTAATTAAACCCCTAACTGGCCCAGAGCTCGTTTCATGTAGTAAATAACCTCAGTGGTCTAAAATTCACACTGGCTGGATTTTGCTGTGAGAGGCCAAACGTGGGATACCTTTGCGTAATCTAGTGAGCAAGACTGCAGATATGgacatccagacagattcatcATGTGAGAAAATATTCTAGCTGTTTGAAACACCATCAGTGACCATGACTCAGACGCAGACGTGTTTCAGGATCTGCCAGTGGTTGCCGAGTTGCGTTCCACAGCTGCAAAATATTTACTTCAAACAAGTATTTAAAGACAACATCTGTGAAATGTGTCTTCTACAACATAGGTCACACAGCAAAACAGTAATCAGCCACTGGTTTGTGGATCTAAcgtttgtttaatatttcattatatCATTTATTCTCGAAACCACTTTCCCTCTGCAACACAGGCCCGTTATTTAGTCTAGGATTATCTTTCTACTCTCCCACACTCACAGAAATGAGTGTATGTTCCTCCTCCCACCTCTCTGATCATGTCTCTATGATGGGAAGTTTTCCTTTGCTCACGTTAAattccttcttctcctcgtgCTCATGTGAAACTCCACAGTGCGGCGTATCTCAAGGTCCTGTCCTGGGTCCCGTTCTGTTTGCcctaaatatattaataatgaattattaCTAAAGTTATCTCTTACCAGCAATATACAAATGACATTAAGTTATATTTTGTGTTGAAAGACTCAATTCACAAATTAGTTGACTTTGGTAGCTTAGCTCTGAGTAAACTtaagttgttatttattgtttaaaccTGAAAGCCTCTCCCTTTTGATTAGAAGAGGTACTCCATTACCAAACACTTTAAGATCAACCACTTTATCTCTTCTTTTACTTCAACCTAAtctagttttcttttctctttattaatatttaatcaatGTGTATATATCTGCTCTTTCTAATTTTAGGCATAATATGACCTCTCATATTATCAGAGatcatatatttgttttattttatatgacgTTTATTGTTAGGTTAATCATATAGGTCCTGGTGAGTAGAAATACAGCACCCTGCATTAAAATACCACTTATGCCACAATTTCAAGTAAGAGACCCCGTTCAAGCTAATTTAGTCCCATTGTTCATTTCATCCACATTTTGCCCTTCCATATAGCTGTAATTGTTAACAAAACCTTTCCACTGAGTATGCTTCTCGCCTACACCTGCAATCAAAATATGCAGGCGCACTTGACATGTGCGTTAACGCTCATTGCATGGTAATCTGTATAATCAAGAGCcactttaatgttgtttatgaAATTTGTACTGATCCTAAACATTTGCCTGTTTATTCCATTCTGCATCCCGCTATTGAACTGTCAGTAGGTTTGTTACAGTGTTGCTCCTCCTCTTAACAACAACCAAGCAGGTCTACAATTTTTTGCTAGCATCACAAAGAGGCACTCCCTCTGCACTTTTACGGCTCTCTAAAAAGCTATAAAGGAAAAAGCTTCACCCTTCATACAAAtatttccaaataaaacagAGCTCACAGGTCCTCCTAAAGTCAAATCGTTCACTTGAAGGTGATTAAAATCCTGTCCCACCCTGCACTATAACTGTGAAGCCgtctttattaattttatttttacatgtaaataatatgaaaacattGGATCTGACAGAATGGACCTAACACAAATAgagaagatttttcttttaaatcacgTTTTAGAGTTGCACAATCTGATTCTCTACTAGGGATAGTGATGTTGACAGGCGGAAATCACTGTTAATatgtaaaaacatcaacatgagTTATTGAGCACTGTTTTTCTAGTGATCCATAGTCtttttgaattaattaatttgaattatACTCAATTTCTGCATTTACATTATGATCAGTTTTCCATTTACCATCAGTTGAATAGcccaaacagaataaaaatacctCATATAACCTCCTAACAGACTCTGGCCTGGCCAGAATGACTTTACAATCTGTTTTAGTGGGGTAATataaacttaataataattgaataagTAATAGTCCAGTTAACTGAAAACTATTAGTGTTTAATAACCGTGTAACTTTACAATCCAATCTGTACAAATCCATGCAAAAATTGACCAAAATTCTACAGAAGCCAAACAATGATTGTCCCACTGGTGTccgactttttcttttgttttaggtttCATCAGTTGAAATGACGTCATGTTTAGGATGCTGATGTGTAGCATGAAGCATACTTTGAAACTCTGAAATCTCTTCATGATCACATACTGAGTCCACTTTTCTAACATTTTCTGTCAACGAAGCGATTTTGATCCGAAACGAAACAGAACTGTTCCtgttacaaaaatattttatttggacACATGTGCCCCAAACCACAAAactttcacattttcagaaCATTTTCCAGCCAGCGCAAAcaaatgtatatacatataaaacatccaggttttccattttccatatattaaaacaaagtgCATCTTACCCACGCTTCACATATCAATAGTAGGCACACAATTACTGTGTAAAATaccatatttaatattttttgtctcATGTTGCAGTAAGTGGCTTAATGCTTTGGTTCAGTCTCGTTCACGTTTCTCACTGCTTCATATTCTCACTGCAGGTTTCCATATGTTCAAGTAATGCTGATGATCCAGTGCAATAACACCAACAGTGGTGAAGTTGACCAAACTGGCACAGCGACGCATGTTTAAGTTAAAAGTCTTTGTGTTGTAATCTAGTAAACTACATACAGTAGATGTACATGGACATATCTGAACACAAAATACATTctacaagatttttttttttttttttaaaaatccttgCCCACATTTCTTAAAACAGCAATACTTTTAAATAGTCTTTTGATGCCAATAATAAATATCTGATGAGCCACCTCTTCGGTCGTCATCTCACGAAGGAAAACCTGAGAAGTGCATGGACCACAAAGGCCCACAgtacagtttcatttaaatgtgcaacAGCATCCTCATATCCGTTTAAATATTTGTTACTGTGTATGTAGTGTATGGATGTATTCAGTATACATATATGgatgtatatacatgtatggaTGTATTCAGTATTGCAATACTTCTTCTCTTTCGTGAGTTTGTTGTTTAGCAGCTGTATGAAACATGCCGCTCGGTAACgtgagacaaaataaatatttatcatctTGATAAATGGttgaattcaaataaattatcTTACAACTCCAGACCTACACACTTGTAACTACGTATTTTCCTGCTCGCTTCCTACATAACCTGCGGAACCACACCCAGTAGAGGAATATCATGAGCAGCCAATAGCACACGTAGGCCACACAACCAAATATAAGAAACTTGGTCTCAAGCATCTTAGCTGTAGTTGACCAGTCCAGCTGACTCTCTCTGTATATCGTGTATCCGACCCCGGCTAATAAAATGGAAGCCCACACCgacagggggaggagggggatgtAGTTACCTACAATCTTACGCCTCCCCGACGTCCCCCAGCTGCTTTTGTTCATTGTGAGAATGGCAAAGTACTTCGCAGGCAGCAAGCTGGTCATGTACAGGGTGGAGTAGAGCGACATGAACACCATCACCATGTCTTTCCGCAGTAGGCAGGCGTAAGCCGCCTTCGCCAGCCCGATGAGCTGGATGCAGCACAGGATCCAGAGGATGTCCCACAGCGAGCCCGTCCAGAACAGATGGATGATTGTGGCGGTGACAAAGAACGGGAAAATGCCCGAGACAATGGACTCGTAGGTCATCCAGAGATGGTGCTTGTGCCACCACATTGCGTTGTAGAGCCACTCCCGAAAGTAAGACTTCGTCCAGCGAGTCTGCTGGTTGAGCCAGCGAAGGAACTGAGCGGGCGTCTCCGTGTAGCATTTAGAGAGTGCTGTGTACCTAAATGAGAGGAAAAACtacacattaaaacactttCTATTTGACTTTGTAACATCAACTATTGATGTAATATCtctacataataataatgataataataataataaagaaggGGCGTACTTTGTGGCGTAGCCCATGCTCAGCATGCGGTTGGTGAGATGCCTGTCGTCACCAAATGTGCAGTGAGTTCCCAAAAATGTCTGGTTGTACCAAGACTCCAAAAACTGCTGAAGGATGTCGTTCCTGTACAGAccttcatggaaaaaaaaaagagttagcTGTGAAATGTTACAACACAACACCTTTAAGCTATAGCTATTACTGCTTCTTtctcaaaaacaagaaaataagtcTTACCCAGAGGACCACTTATGCAGGACACGCAGTTGAAGAAGGACTGGCAGGACCTTTC contains:
- the has1 gene encoding hyaluronan synthase 1 isoform X1 yields the protein MELKRLLKKLGTIVRITLTFLFALLVMAVMVWAYGQGFQLVTSKYGIVSFGFYGVLLSVHLLIQSLFAFIEHKRMKARTDTCTYTKTIGFTISAYQEDPEYLRECLNSIKALKYPPELLRIIMVVDGNSDDDQYMMEMFKEVFADEDPGCYVWKNNYHTWDPTQIQMDEEMGSGGDADHVTGEDPQRKVVEHLIQSKRCVCIMQKWGGKREVMYTAFKALGSSVDYIQVCDSDTKLDCLATVELCKVLESNPKYGAVGGDVMILNLKDSYISFMSSLRYWMAFNIERSCQSFFNCVSCISGPLGLYRNDILQQFLESWYNQTFLGTHCTFGDDRHLTNRMLSMGYATKYTALSKCYTETPAQFLRWLNQQTRWTKSYFREWLYNAMWWHKHHLWMTYESIVSGIFPFFVTATIIHLFWTGSLWDILWILCCIQLIGLAKAAYACLLRKDMVMVFMSLYSTLYMTSLLPAKYFAILTMNKSSWGTSGRRKIVGNYIPLLPLSVWASILLAGVGYTIYRESQLDWSTTAKMLETKFLIFGCVAYVCYWLLMIFLYWVWFRRLCRKRAGKYVVTSV